Proteins encoded by one window of Lemur catta isolate mLemCat1 chromosome 12, mLemCat1.pri, whole genome shotgun sequence:
- the LOC123648629 gene encoding general transcription factor IIH subunit 2, translated as MDEEPERTKRWEGGYERTWEILKEDESGSLKATIEDILFKAKRKRVFEHHGQVRLGMMRHLYVVVDGSRTMEDQDLKPNRLTCTLKLLEYFVEEYFDQNPISQIGIIVTKSKRAEKLTELSGNPRKHIASLKKAVDMTCHGEPSLYNSLNIAMQTLKHMPGHTSREVLIIFSSLTTCDPSNIYDLIKTLKAAKIRVSVIGLSAEVRVCTVLARETGGTYHVILDESHYKELLTHHVSPPPASSSSECSLIRMGFPQHTIASLSDQDAKPSFSMAHLDSNTEPGLTLGGYFCPQCRAKYCELPVECKICGLTLVSAPHLARSYHHLFPLDAFQETSLEEYNGERFCYGCQGELKDQHVYICTVCQNVFCVDCDVFVHDSLHCCPGCIHKIPSHSGI; from the exons atggatgaagAACCTGAAAGAACTAAACGGTGGGAAGGAGGCTATGAAAGAACATG GGAGATCCTTAAAGAAGATGAGTCTGGATCACTTAAAGCTACAATAGAAGACATTCTATTCAAGGCAAAGAGGAAAAG AGTATTTGAGCACCATGGACAAGTTCGACTTGGAAtg atGCGCCACCTTTATGTGGTAGTAGATGGGTCAAGAACAATGGAAGACCAAGATTTAAAGCCCAATAGACTGACATGTACTTTAAAG ttgttGGAATACTTCGTAGAGGAATATTTTGATCAAAATCCTATTAGTCAG attggAATAATTGTAACTAAGAGTAAAAGAGCTGAAAAACTGACTGAACTCTCAG gaaACCCAAGGAAACACATAGCATCCCTGAAGAAAGCTGTAGATATGACCTGCCATGGAGAACCATCTCTTTATAATTCCTTAAACATAGCTATGCAAACTCTAAA acACATGCCTGGACATACAAGTAGAGAAGTCCTAATCATCTTCAGCAGCCTTACAACTTGTGATCCATCTAATATTTATGATCTAATCAAG ACCCTAAAGGCAGCAAAAATTAGAGTGTCTGTTATTGGATTGTCTGCGGAGGTTCGAGTTTGCACTGTACTTGCTCGTGAAACTGGTG GCACATACCATGTTATTTTAGATGAAAGCCATTACAAAGAGTTGCTAACACATCATGTTAGTCCTCCACCTGCCAGCTCAAGTTCTGAATGCTCACTTATTCGTATGG GATTTCCTCAGCACACTATTGCTTCTTTGTCTGATCAAGATGCAAAACCCTCTTTCAGCATGGC gCATTTGGATAGCAATACTGAGCCAGGGCTTACATTAGGAGGCTATTTCTGTCCACAGTGTCGGGCAAAGTACTGTGAGCTACCTGTTGAATGTAAAATTTGTG GTCTTACTTTGGTGTCAGCTCCGCATTTGGCACGGTCTTACcatcatttatttcctttggatgCTTTTCAAGAAACTTCCCTAGAAGAATATAATGGAGAAAG attttgttaTGGATGCCAGGGGGAATTGAAAGACCAACAC GTCTATATTTGCACTGTGtgccaaaatgttttctgtgtGGACTGTGATGTTTTTGTTCATGATTCTCTACACTGTTGTCCTGGCTGTATTCATAAGATTCCAAGTCATTCAGGTATTTGA